Sequence from the Methanobacterium alkalithermotolerans genome:
CGCATAACGCTTTTTCCAGCATATGGTTTGAAGTACGGGTATCATAACCCACTACAACTTTGCCTTTTCCACCTAAATAAGTACCTAAAGCTTTTCCAACATCTAAAGCCAGCTGAGTGGTAATATCCGATCCTATTTTACCTCTTATTCCTGAAGTACCAAAAAGACGAGGTATTTCTTCTGGGTTTTCTGCAGACTGATTTGACATTTTCATGCCCCAAATTTTTCAGATTTGTTCATTAAATCCAGCAGGATGTTCATCACATCCCTTCCCCTGATGCGACACAATCCTCCTTTGGTGGCGGAATTTTCATTAAATTTCTCCACTTCATCCACCCTTATTTCAGGGCCATTAATTACTATGGGGACCGGGTCGCCGGTGTGGTCCATAACAGATATGGGGGTGGAATGATCGGCAGTGAGTATGAAATAGGCTTCAGGTATTTGCCTAATTTTTTCCACCACTTTATCCACCTTTTCAATAAATTTTATTTTTTCCTGAAGATTTCCATCATGACCAGCTTCATCTGCTCCGTCAATATTTATAAGAATGAAGTCATAATCTTTTTTCGCATTTTCAATGATGCTTTTGGTGATATTATCTAAATTAGTGTCTATTCCACCGGTGGCACCATCTACCTCCACCACATCCATTCCAGCTAATCGTGCAATTCCTTTTATTAATCCAGTTTCTGCAATACAAGCTGAATTAAGTCCATATTTTTCATTAAATGGCATTACGTCAGGCACAGCCCCTGCACCACGGGGAAGTATTATATTGGCTGGATTTTCACCATTTTCCCTGCGCTTCATATTAACCGGATGGTCTTTTAACAGTTCATAGGATTTTTTCACTATTTTATTCAAAACAGCAGCTGTTTTAATAGCTTCTGGTGATGAATTCAAGGCTAAAACTTCTTTAGGAGGTTTACCATCATATTTTGGGTCAGAATCAGATACCTGATCAGATAAACCTTCTCCCCTCAACAGGAGAACCGC
This genomic interval carries:
- a CDS encoding 2,3-bisphosphoglycerate-independent phosphoglycerate mutase, translated to MTGIIMIIDGMADRPLKEIDYKTPLEAAHTPYMDEMAKSGINGIMDPIKPGIRAGSDTSHISILGYDPYKVYTGRGPFEAAGVGLDVMPGDIAFRCNFSTSNEEGIITDRRAGRIRQNTDEIASTLNSMEIEGFEDVEVIFKESTGHRAVLLLRGEGLSDQVSDSDPKYDGKPPKEVLALNSSPEAIKTAAVLNKIVKKSYELLKDHPVNMKRRENGENPANIILPRGAGAVPDVMPFNEKYGLNSACIAETGLIKGIARLAGMDVVEVDGATGGIDTNLDNITKSIIENAKKDYDFILINIDGADEAGHDGNLQEKIKFIEKVDKVVEKIRQIPEAYFILTADHSTPISVMDHTGDPVPIVINGPEIRVDEVEKFNENSATKGGLCRIRGRDVMNILLDLMNKSEKFGA